Proteins co-encoded in one Gossypium arboreum isolate Shixiya-1 chromosome 11, ASM2569848v2, whole genome shotgun sequence genomic window:
- the LOC128284033 gene encoding PR5-like receptor kinase: protein MTNKFKDKLGEGGYGSVYKGKLPDGRFVAVKILSEFKDNAEEFMNEVASISRTSHVNIVTLLGFCFERSKRALVYEFMPNGSLDGFIYNKGPRSQSCQLEWKTLYNIAIGIARGLEYLHQGCNTRILHFDIKPHNILLDENFCPKISDFGLSKLCERKESIISNTGARGTAGYIAPEVFCRNFGGVSHKSDVYSYGMMLLEMIGGRKNKNIEGSQTSETYFPLWIYNHLDQPMNCNPNEVISVEEEEITRKLIIVSRWCTQTNPVDRPSMTKVLEMLQGNPQSLVLPSQLT from the coding sequence ATGACAAATAAGTTTAAAGATAAATTAGGTGAAGGAGGGTATGGTAGTGTATACAAAGGAAAATTGCCGGACGGTCGTTTCGTGGCGGTCAAAATCCTAAGTGAATTCAAAGATAATGCAGAGGAATTTATGAATGAAGTAGCCAGCATCAGTAGAACTTCTCATGTCAACATAGTGACTCTTTTGGGTTTCTGTTTTGAGAGATCAAAAAGAGCTTTGGTTTATGAATTCATGCCCAATGGATCTTTGGACGGGTTTATTTATAATAAAGGACCACGTAGTCAAAGTTGTCAATTAGAGTGGAAAACTTTGTACAACATTGCAATTGGCATCGCTAGAGGACTCGAATACTTGCATCAAGGTTGCAACACTCGGATCTTACACTTCGACATTAAACCTCACAATATCCTTTTAGATGAAAACTTTTGTCCCAAAATCTCTGATTTCGGTTTGTCTAAGTTATGTGAACGAAAGGAAAGCATTATTTCAAATACAGGTGCTAGAGGAACTGCTGGATATATAGCTCCTGAAGTGTTTTGTCGAAATTTTGGTGGTGTTTCTCATAAATCAGATGTCTACAGCTATGGAATGATGCTCCTTGAAATGATCGGaggaagaaaaaataaaaatattgaggGTTCCCAAACTAGTGAAACATATTTTCCCTTATGGATATATAACCATCTTGATCAACCCATGAACTGCAATCCTAATGAAGTAATATCTGTAGAGGAAGAGGAAATAACAAGGAAACTAATCATAGTGAGCCGTTGGTGCACTCAAACCAATCCAGTAGACCGACCATCAATGACTAAAGTATTAGAAATGTTGCAAGGAAACCCTCAATCATTAGTACTTCCATCGCAACTCACCTAA
- the LOC108471744 gene encoding LEAF RUST 10 DISEASE-RESISTANCE LOCUS RECEPTOR-LIKE PROTEIN KINASE-like 2.7: MIYHCFSSSLPDLPLRLYFSLFFIIFGFPLSLSDHDLYQNCRDAVFKCGNISAGFPFFGGQRAMECGRLGLELRCDNKNTTTIVISDIEYRVLAIHRDRHILRIARQDLIKYDGLCSPQIIPTRNSVLDSELFSPGLGYANVTLFYDCQSSISSSSTLGFFPCDNAGSIYSNVSVATRSNIRPKRCSANVTVPILRSSLEGSLNSLLGLKEALKRGVEVEWYWKDSEACGKCNDSGGACGFFGPAENQTVFCYCPFMFDNSHDDGQCIRVISSPSPTTARGM, from the coding sequence atgaTTTATCATTGCTTCTCATCATCATTACCTGATCTTCCACTTCGTCTGTACTTTTCCTTATTCTTCATCATCTTCGGTTTTCCTCTTTCACTAAGCGATCATGATCTGTACCAGAACTGTCGCGATGCAGTCTTCAAATGCGGGAATATCTCCGCCGGATTTCCTTTCTTTGGTGGCCAACGAGCGATGGAATGTGGACGACTCGGTCTCGAGCTTCGCTGCGACAACAAAAATACAACAACGATCGTAATTAGTGATATAGAATATCGGGTTCTGGCCATCCATCGGGATCGTCATATTCTAAGGATTGCGAGGCAAGACCTCATCAAGTACGATGGCCTTTGTAGCCCTCAAATTATCCCAACTCGGAATTCGGTCCTCGATTCCGAGCTGTTTTCACCTGGTCTTGGTTATGCCAACGTTACTTTGTTTTACGACTGCCAATCTTCCATCTCCTCAAGCAGTACTCTCGGGTTCTTCCCTTGCGATAACGCCGGTTCCATTTACAGTAACGTTTCCGTTGCGACGCGAAGTAATATCCGACCGAAGAGATGCTCGGCTAATGTTACTGTTCCGATTCTTCGATCTTCCCTGGAGGGATCACTGAATTCTTTGTTGGGGTTGAAAGAAGCCTTGAAAAGAGGAGTGGAAGTAGAATGGTATTGGAAGGACAGCGAAGCTTGCGGGAAGTGCAATGATTCCGGCGGAGCCTGCGGTTTCTTTGGGCCGGCGGAGAATCAAACAGTGTTCTGCTATTGCCCTTTCATGTTTGACAATTCGCACGATGACGGACAATGCATTCGCGTTATTTCTTCACCATCCCCAACGACTGCCCGAGGTATGTAA